The genomic window TAATTAAAGGAATGGTGGAAGATTGGACAAATAATTATTTCGAATGCATTAATACGTTAGTTAATAACGACGATGATAACGCAATAGGAAAATGGAATAGGGCTTATCTTAAATCTACATTTTCCGATTTAGAAAACAATAATCTAAATTCCGCACTAATGGCTGCTATGTTTATTAATCCAGATTTATTAGATGAATTCCGGCAGAGATACGATATTTTGCATACAAAGTTAATAACTGATGGAATTGATCCTGTCAAAATAACAATTACAAGATTATCCATAGATGGTCTTTGGTTTTCAGAAATATTTGGAATGGCACCATTAAATGAAGAACTAAAAACACAAGTTTTTGATGAACTAATAAACATGATTCAGGAGGACGAATAATGTCATATCTATATTTAGCACTTGCAATAGTGGGGGAGATTATTGGCTCTTCCCTATTAAAAGCATCTGAAGGCTTTTCAAAACTCTATCCTACAATAGGGGTAATAATAGCAATCGTTGGTTGTTTTTTCTTTTTATCCTTGTCGCTAAAAACAATCCCCTTAAACACTGCATATGCATTATGGGCAGGTTTAGGACTTGTTTTGACTACAGTAATTTCAGTTTTAGTTTGGAAGGAAAAAATTAACATGGCTAGCATTGCAGGAATAACACTGATTGTTGTAGGAGTTGTAATATTGAATTTGTTTGGACCAGGACATGGAGAATCTGGTCATGAAGCAAGCGAAACTATTACAATGAATGAGACAATGGAATAACACATAAAAAAGTCCTTCTTAATAAAGAGAAGGACTTTTTAGCTTAATTAAGGGTATTTTTTGAAGTCCTTATTCAACAAACCTGCGTACGTTAGTTTAAGTGTATCACTTCACAATTCCAATAGAGTAGAGTTTATTGAGACATAATGAAATTAGCGTTTTAAATGACTTCTGACTGTCTCATAAGACTTGTATCAAATGCTTACCGTTGTAAATCCGCATTTCCCTGACGCTACCCCTCTTTAAAAACAGAAAACTCCTTGCTGATCTGCACGAGTTTTTCCTTCAATTTTCCGTTCTCTGATTTCAATTCCCGATTCTCATTTTGGTAAGACCGGTTCTCGATTTTTAGAGTGTCCACCTCTTGTTTTAACTGCTTTTTCTCCTTCAACTGGTCATTGTATTTATTAACGAGTCCATTGTACTTCTCTATCAAGTCTCCATAGTTCTTTACAATGTCTGTTTGCTTCACTTTTTGCAGTGCTTTTTTCTCTGCTAATGAGTCTAAATTCTCCTCAATATCCTTGTAATAATAGCGAATTTTATCTTGTCCAATTTGCATATCAGCTTTCAGCTGCGCACTCTGCAGAAATGAATCGTTCGATTCGTTTGCTGGGTTCGGATCCTTCACAAAACGGAAAGAAAGAGAACATTTCAGGATTCGGCTCTTTTCTCTTCCACGTTGGAGGAAATTCATAGATGAAGTGCGCTAAGCCCACCAACAACAAAGACCACCCCACCATTTCAATATCATTCTGCATCTAATCTTAAATACAAAAAAAGCAACCAGGTTTCCCTGACTGCTCTCTCCATAAATTTTAGTATAAATAAGTGCTCTGTTCTAATGTTCATATTTATCTATATATCTTAATTGGTTTCTTGTACTAACAAAAAAAACGTCTTTTATGGGTTTTTTTTTGAACACGCACATTTGAACATAAAAATAAGAACGATTATTCTCCCTTGATTTTTTTGATGTAATTTTGAACGGAGCCGACA from Paenibacillus urinalis includes these protein-coding regions:
- a CDS encoding TetR/AcrR family transcriptional regulator; protein product: MEVIMSISKHANKKKNILIAASEIVKEEGVVKLTLEAVAQRAGVSKGGLLYHFPSKEALIKGMVEDWTNNYFECINTLVNNDDDNAIGKWNRAYLKSTFSDLENNNLNSALMAAMFINPDLLDEFRQRYDILHTKLITDGIDPVKITITRLSIDGLWFSEIFGMAPLNEELKTQVFDELINMIQEDE
- the qacH gene encoding quaternary ammonium compound efflux SMR transporter QacH — its product is MSYLYLALAIVGEIIGSSLLKASEGFSKLYPTIGVIIAIVGCFFFLSLSLKTIPLNTAYALWAGLGLVLTTVISVLVWKEKINMASIAGITLIVVGVVILNLFGPGHGESGHEASETITMNETME